ATCCACCGGGCGCCCGGGTGCAGAAGCTCGGCCCAGACGCGCGCGGGCGGCTCGGCGACGAAGGTCGAGACGGTCACGGTGTGCCGGTCGCTGCTCATGTGACGAACCTAGCGCCGGCCACCCGCGCCGTCGAAACGGGACGGCGCGGGCCGTCACGCACCCCGCATATCCCTCGCGAGCCCTCACCTGCCCCACAAGCCTTCGCGAGGTAGTACGGCGTACTACCTCGCGAAGGCGTCGGCGCGCAGCGCGACGGCGAGTGCTGCGACGAAGGCGTCGACGTCGGCGTCCGTCGTGGCCCAGCTGCACATCCAGCGCACCTCGACCCGGTCCGGGGTCTCGCCGTCGGCCCAGTCGTAGAAGCGGGTCTGCTCGCGCAGGCGGTCGGCGGCGGCGCGGGGGAGCGTGGCGAACACGGCGTTGGCCTGCGTGGGCCGGGTGACGCGGACGGTGTCGCCCAGCGTCTCGACGCCCGCGCGCAGGCGCTGCGCGGCGGCGTTGGCGGCGTGGGCGTTGCGCAGCCAGAGCGGGACGGCGCCCGGTTCCGGAGCGGCGTCGCCGTCGACCGGCGCACCGAACATCGCGAGGAGCTGCGCGGACAGGTACCGGGCCTTGGAGGCGAGCTGCATGGTCGACTTGCGCAGGTACGGCACCGCCTCGGCGGCGGCCTGCCGAGCGGCGGCCGCCCCCGGCGTCGGGGCGTCGTCAGGCCCGAGGACGACGACCGCCTCGCCGAGCAGGCCGCCGTTCTTCGCGGCGCCGAGCGAGAGGATGTCGACGCCGACGTCGGTGGTCAGTGCGCGCAGGCCGACGCCGAGGAACGCGGCGGCGTTGGCGAGCCGCGAGCCGTCCAGGTGCACGGCGAGGCCCAGCGCGTGGGCGGCCGCGACGAGCGCCCGCAGCTCCTCGACCGTGTACACCGTGCCGAGCTCGGTGGCCTGCGTCAGCGTGAGCACCTGCGGCTGCGCGCGGTGCACGTCGCCGAGCTCGCCGGCCCACGCGGTGACGTCGTCGGGGCTCAGCTTCCCGTCGCGCGAGGTGCGGGTGAGCAGCTTGAGCCCGCCGACGCGCTCCGGTGCACCGTTCTCGTCGGTGTGCGCGTGCGCGACGTCAGAGGCCACCACGCCCGCCCAGCGCGACGTCGTCGCCATCAGGCTGACGACGTTCGCGCCCGTGCCGTTGAGCACGGGGA
The Xylanimonas cellulosilytica DSM 15894 DNA segment above includes these coding regions:
- a CDS encoding threonine aldolase family protein, with amino-acid sequence MPPFGSDNYAPAHPEVLAAVAAANEGYAVAYGDDPWTERLDARIGEIFGAGARAFPVLNGTGANVVSLMATTSRWAGVVASDVAHAHTDENGAPERVGGLKLLTRTSRDGKLSPDDVTAWAGELGDVHRAQPQVLTLTQATELGTVYTVEELRALVAAAHALGLAVHLDGSRLANAAAFLGVGLRALTTDVGVDILSLGAAKNGGLLGEAVVVLGPDDAPTPGAAAARQAAAEAVPYLRKSTMQLASKARYLSAQLLAMFGAPVDGDAAPEPGAVPLWLRNAHAANAAAQRLRAGVETLGDTVRVTRPTQANAVFATLPRAAADRLREQTRFYDWADGETPDRVEVRWMCSWATTDADVDAFVAALAVALRADAFAR